In Streptomyces qaidamensis, one DNA window encodes the following:
- a CDS encoding putative hydro-lyase: MNRTSTDDRPLLLVDEHARAWSPGTARSRFRAGLTGPTAGVAAGHTQVNLISVPADWAYDMLLFCQRNPKPCPVLDVTDAGSWTTVLAEGADLRTDLPRYRVWRDGELVDEPTDVRAYWRDDLVSFLIGCSFTFEWALGEAGVPMRHVEQGRNVPMYVTSRQCRPAGRLHGPLVVSMRPVPPQQLAAALRESSLMPAVHGSPVHCGDPSGLGIDDLGRPDFGDAVDAEPDDIPVFWACGVTPQAAVMASRPPFALTHAPGQMFLTDARDEQYRVA; the protein is encoded by the coding sequence GTGAACCGCACGAGTACCGATGACCGCCCCCTGCTCCTCGTCGACGAGCACGCGCGCGCGTGGAGCCCCGGAACGGCCCGGTCCCGCTTCCGGGCGGGCCTGACCGGCCCCACGGCCGGGGTCGCGGCGGGCCACACCCAGGTCAACCTGATCTCGGTGCCCGCCGACTGGGCCTACGACATGCTGCTGTTCTGCCAGCGCAACCCCAAGCCCTGCCCGGTCCTCGACGTCACGGACGCCGGCTCCTGGACGACCGTGCTCGCCGAGGGCGCGGACCTGCGCACCGACCTGCCGCGCTACCGCGTGTGGCGGGACGGCGAGCTGGTGGACGAACCGACGGACGTGCGCGCGTACTGGCGGGACGACCTGGTGTCGTTCCTCATCGGATGCAGCTTCACCTTCGAGTGGGCGCTGGGCGAGGCGGGCGTGCCGATGCGCCACGTCGAGCAGGGGCGCAACGTCCCGATGTACGTGACGAGCCGGCAGTGCCGTCCGGCGGGGCGGCTGCACGGCCCGCTGGTGGTGTCCATGCGGCCGGTGCCGCCCCAGCAGCTGGCGGCGGCGCTCCGGGAGAGCAGTCTCATGCCGGCGGTGCACGGCAGCCCCGTGCACTGTGGTGACCCCTCGGGTCTCGGCATCGACGACCTCGGCCGCCCCGACTTCGGGGACGCGGTGGACGCCGAGCCGGACGACATCCCGGTCTTCTGGGCCTGCGGAGTGACCCCGCAGGCGGCCGTGATGGCCTCGCGTCCGCCGTTCGCCCTCACGCACGCCCCGGGGCAGATGTTCCTCACCGACGCCCGCGACGAGCAGTACCGCGTGGCCTGA
- a CDS encoding LamB/YcsF family protein, with protein sequence MTSIDLNADLGEGFGRWRLTDDERLLSVVTSANVACGFHAGDAVTMRRVCELAAARGVRIGAQVSYRDLAGFGRRAMDVPPAELAAEVAYQIGALEVFARAAGARVAYVKPHGALYNRVVHDEEQAAAVVDGVLLADAALPVLGLPGSRLLELAGKAGLPVVTEAFADRAYTDEGTLVPRTLEGAVVTDPDAVVERSLGLARSGEVVSRSGTRIEVRARSLCLHGDTPGAVELARRVRERLETSGVRVEAFA encoded by the coding sequence ATGACCTCGATCGACCTGAACGCCGACCTCGGTGAGGGCTTCGGCCGCTGGCGGCTCACCGACGACGAACGGCTGCTGTCCGTCGTCACCAGCGCCAACGTGGCCTGCGGCTTCCACGCCGGGGACGCGGTCACCATGCGCCGGGTGTGTGAGCTGGCAGCCGCGCGCGGGGTCCGCATCGGCGCCCAGGTGTCCTACCGGGACCTGGCCGGGTTCGGGCGGCGCGCGATGGACGTGCCGCCCGCCGAGCTGGCGGCGGAAGTCGCCTACCAGATCGGCGCGTTGGAGGTCTTCGCGCGCGCGGCCGGCGCCCGCGTCGCCTACGTGAAACCGCACGGCGCGCTCTACAACCGGGTCGTGCACGACGAGGAGCAGGCCGCCGCGGTCGTCGACGGCGTGCTCCTCGCGGACGCCGCGCTGCCCGTGCTCGGGCTGCCCGGCTCGCGCCTGCTGGAGCTGGCCGGGAAGGCCGGACTGCCGGTCGTCACCGAGGCGTTCGCGGACCGGGCGTACACCGATGAGGGCACCCTGGTGCCGCGCACGCTGGAGGGCGCCGTGGTCACCGACCCGGACGCCGTCGTGGAGCGATCCCTGGGCCTGGCCCGTTCCGGAGAGGTCGTCTCCCGCTCGGGCACGCGCATCGAGGTACGCGCGCGTTCCCTGTGCCTGCACGGCGACACCCCCGGTGCGGTGGAGCTGGCGCGCCGGGTGCGGGAGCGGCTGGAGACGTCGGGCGTCCGGGTGGAGGCCTTCGCATGA
- a CDS encoding 5-oxoprolinase subunit B family protein, which yields MKVLPVGEDALLVEVSSGDEAQALHAELLRRRAEGTLSVREIVPAARTVLLDGLDAPARLAAELTAADLPAAPPRARDVVEIPVRYDGPDLAEVAAHWGVPVREVARIHGDTEFRVAFCGFAPGFGYLTGLPPRYDVPRRATPRTAVPAGSVALAGPYTGVYPRSSPGGWQLIGTTDAVLWDHARVPAALLSPGTPVRFVPEAGS from the coding sequence ATGAAGGTCCTGCCCGTCGGCGAGGACGCCCTGCTCGTCGAGGTCTCCTCGGGCGACGAGGCCCAGGCCCTGCACGCGGAGCTGCTGCGGCGCCGCGCGGAGGGAACGCTGTCGGTCCGCGAGATCGTGCCCGCGGCCCGCACGGTCCTCCTCGACGGCCTCGACGCCCCCGCCCGGCTGGCCGCCGAACTGACCGCCGCCGACCTGCCGGCCGCTCCCCCACGCGCGCGTGACGTGGTGGAGATCCCGGTCCGCTACGACGGTCCGGACCTGGCCGAGGTCGCCGCGCACTGGGGCGTGCCGGTGCGGGAGGTCGCCCGTATCCACGGCGACACCGAGTTCCGGGTGGCCTTCTGCGGCTTCGCCCCCGGCTTCGGCTACCTCACCGGGCTGCCGCCGCGCTACGACGTCCCGCGCCGGGCCACTCCGCGCACGGCCGTCCCGGCCGGGTCGGTCGCCCTGGCGGGCCCGTACACGGGCGTGTACCCACGCTCCTCGCCGGGCGGCTGGCAGCTGATCGGCACCACGGACGCCGTGCTGTGGGACCACGCGCGCGTGCCGGCCGCGCTGCTGTCACCGGGCACGCCGGTGCGGTTCGTCCCCGAGGCGGGGTCATGA
- a CDS encoding biotin-dependent carboxyltransferase family protein: protein MTDRALAIVRAGALTTVQDAGRPGHAHLGVPRSGALDRPAADLVNRLAGNPPETAVLETTLDGCAVRPRSTVTVAVAGAPCRVTVDGRPVAWGAPVRVPAGALLDVGPALSGLRAYVGVFGGIAVEPVLGSRSTDLLSGLGPPPLADGTVLPLGRPVGVHARVDVAPQPAPPSELVLRVTLGPRDGWFTPGAVRAFVSRPYRVSSASNRIGLRTEGPALERARPGELLSEGMVLGAVQVPPDGRPVVFLADHPTTGGYPVIAVVRAADLPAAAQAVPGTPVRFVAVRRR, encoded by the coding sequence ATGACGGACCGCGCCCTCGCCATCGTCCGGGCAGGGGCCCTCACCACCGTGCAGGACGCGGGCCGACCCGGGCACGCCCATCTCGGCGTGCCCCGCTCCGGGGCGCTGGACCGGCCCGCGGCCGACCTCGTCAACCGGCTCGCCGGCAATCCGCCGGAGACGGCCGTGCTGGAGACGACCCTCGACGGCTGTGCCGTACGCCCCCGTTCGACCGTCACCGTGGCGGTCGCGGGCGCGCCCTGCCGGGTCACGGTGGACGGACGGCCCGTCGCCTGGGGCGCGCCGGTGCGCGTGCCCGCCGGGGCGCTGCTGGATGTCGGTCCCGCCCTGTCGGGTCTGCGCGCCTACGTGGGGGTCTTTGGGGGCATCGCGGTCGAGCCGGTGCTCGGCAGCCGGTCGACGGACCTGCTGTCGGGGCTCGGCCCGCCCCCGCTCGCGGACGGAACGGTGCTGCCCCTGGGACGGCCGGTCGGCGTGCACGCGCGCGTGGACGTCGCCCCGCAGCCGGCGCCACCGTCCGAGCTGGTGCTGCGGGTGACGCTCGGCCCGCGCGACGGCTGGTTCACGCCCGGGGCCGTACGGGCCTTCGTTTCCCGGCCCTACCGGGTGTCCTCCGCGAGCAACCGCATCGGACTGCGCACGGAGGGGCCCGCCCTGGAGCGGGCCCGGCCGGGTGAACTCCTCAGCGAGGGCATGGTGCTGGGGGCCGTGCAGGTCCCGCCGGACGGCAGGCCGGTGGTGTTCCTGGCCGACCACCCGACCACCGGGGGCTACCCGGTGATCGCCGTGGTCCGCGCCGCCGACCTCCCGGCCGCCGCGCAGGCGGTCCCCGGCACCCCGGTCCGCTTCGTGGCCGTACGGCGCCGCTAG